The Melitaea cinxia chromosome 8, ilMelCinx1.1, whole genome shotgun sequence genomic interval ACTTTAAATATCGACTTTTATTCCCAAGAAATAAGTTTCGGACCATTGCGGACgatatcaaatatatttgatattagctatatttaacagataaattacattaaattaaaaaaaaatccttaagtatattatatatacataatataataactaaaaaatattattaaaaggagtccctttaggcaaggttccgaagatactggcagcgttccccctttgaatagctagactaattctttgtccgaagtagctgccagctcttcggtctcctgtgacgtcgactaacctttttgctatttccttaaatagtgttatagcactaggaacccacggaccaagggtctcgacaccgaatgggacaaaatcatatccggagcctagacccctgtatttgtctgcttttgttttgtcagccgcttcacaagccgcaccagctctgttgtttgttccatgtagatgggaaggggctagcgtgtctgaacaggttgcatcccataccagcacccggcccatcttccatggaatcaaactcataccgtccggtctcttgccatcgtctcttgcaataccagtcggctcaagtagacttggcacgttgacggtggcaagggaccggcgtatgatatcgttaagtgcggcatgtctcgagaagtggcctgcactttttaggcatgacagaccgtgatgtcctagcttatcgacatcactgccacagggacatttatgaggagcgcagaccggaaccccaagccgtagacaggttgcgattcggagcgtgtcaggctcaagaaatgttcctgtatttgttgAAGGATACGCGTAaagccagtagccggcctcgtgcgtacccacggccaaaagcctagcacgcgccgagcctgtactacagcttaaaagattgtcataagtcaatttgcagtttatgtcgtcccagctcctctgtgaatttggagaaactggaaaattttaacctgggcatgcaattaagaaagcgtttctagcttcttccataccagcaatctcaaagtttgaaggggatgcccttaaaattttacttatgagatttgctgaactatggaTAGAAGATAGGTAAGGCTGGTAAAGCGACACTGGAAAATTTGcgaaaatgatatatattttgatatttcaatttcattaacATTCCGAGTCATTCGCCGTGTACTTAGATTGTAACGAAATTGGATGATGTTATCAAGTAGCTTCAGACTAATCATACAATAATCAATACATGTAAAggtttttctaataataatagaaaatttcgttacagacaaagtccatacaatCAAAACAGcagaatacaaaaataattaatgaagaaacagagaaaaaaaacaaatatgaacATAGGGAAatgataaaacataaaatatttataagaaaatacacacgcacacacacacacacacacacacacacacacacacagacacacacttAAATACAGGGTTAtttgtaaaacaccagcatGATTTGATGCGCCCGCGTCATACGATTTTGTGTGCCACTCGTATTTATTTCACTCCTATCGATCGATGTATTGTATCTGtactaaagtaattttataaccaTGGCGTACCAGTATTCTTATGTCGAGTACACGGAAATGGTGAGGATGCTGGCTAGGTGTGATGACAATGTGTCGGAAGCCTGTCGGCAATATGCAGCTAGGTATCCAAACTTACCTACACCGAGTCATGAAACTATGTTACCGGTCGATGGATTAGACGTGAGTGACCTCGTGCATGGCCCTCAAGGTCACCAAGGTCAATGAACTTTTATTTATGGGAACACATCAAAACAATGGTGTACATTGGTCGCGAAATTTCAAGCCGTGACATgcttattaacaaaataatttgtgcgttcaatcaaattaaaacgaATTCGGAAGTGTTAGAACGTGTTAGTGAACAGCTGATTTTTAGGTATGATCTGTGTTTCGGTTGTGATGGTGACTATTTTGAACGGTATATGCGCGATAGGCACCGCCATGCAAGAGACTTTAACCTTAGAGGTAATAGGaatttagtttgtaaatattattttattgtcaattcttttttaattattgtaaatacgcTGATTACACTTTTTAAATACGGCTGCATTAAACAATGAAAAGTGAATAATACTTAGCTAccaatatttgatattaaattggtttaattaaactttagtaaacgttacagaataataattagctacgtaataattttcacatattttgaATGTTCAGAATCCAGATAGCTaatctacatacatatttacttatGTTACTGTGACATTCATACTATGATACTGTCTACAAACCCACCAAGCaattcatattattaactagagttattttattaactagaatTATCGGGCAGAGTAAGTATTAATGTTCGCAAGTGAGTTGGGACGGTAGTTATTTCTATCCTAGACATCCCCAGTCTGTTCTTAATAATAGGAACTACTATAGTTTTAGTAAGTTCCTCTGGTAGGTAGCCGTGACAAAGACAAAGATTATGAAATTGAGATAGGACGTGTGGCAGGCAGACCCCAGTGTGCCTAAGATGCTCTATATTGAGATCATCTTATCCAGGGGATTCACCTCCACTTATACCATTGATAACGCGATTAACCTTCCTCGCTGTAAACCTAACCCTAATCTGATTGCCAATGCTCCCAGCACCATACGATCGAGACACACCTGTATTATTCTGCGATAACACCCTAAAATGTTCACTAAACATATTAGTAATCATATGTTTGTCACTAATACCATCAACGCACACAGGAAGGCCAGGTTTTTGGCTCATATTTCCCGTCACTTTCCAGAACTGTTTGAAATTGCTAGCAGAGTGAAGGGAAGCAACTGTATCCATTTTAATCTGTACCTGTCTATCTTGGCGCCACTTCAGCTTCTACCTAAACAATTTCCTAATTTCCTTCAGATCAACATATGTCTGACCCGTATTCGGTTTTCCCGCTTTCACCTAGGCCAAAAACCTCAACCTGGCCTCCCTGTGGTAATATGCAACACATTTGTTCCAACCCGCAACATAACCACCCCTCCTTCGTACCCTCACCCCTTTAGACGTGGCTGTTGCTGCATCGGATAATATAGTAATCAGCCTTATgtacatatttcttattaataactTGTGCTCAGCATTAGCACAAGTTCCATCGCAACAATGACTCATTTCGCCCGGGATATCAATTTTTCGTAGTTGCTCATGACACAATTTACTATATCTACGGACTTACTCGTCAGTACGTTCCCCCCATACAACTCCACTGAATACCATTGCAGAGACCGTTGTGTGCCTATACGGCACCAGGTTCAAGTCACAATCTATTATAAGTGGGAAATGATCAGACCATTGCACGTCATACTCGACTTGTACATTAACTATCGTGGACAACGCTGCATTCGTGACAATGCAATGATCCAACCACCTTACACAATCATGGGCCTCACTAATGAAAGTATACGTGTCATCAGTTTTCATAAGATTAAGGTCCACACAAGTCCACGTCTGATTATCACAAAATTTCCATAAATGTCTACAAAACAGTTCATTAGGATGTGCACTGAAGTCACCCAACATATAAACTACCTACTactttttacacaaaaatatatatgtatatatatatatatatatatatatatatatatatatatatatatatatatcttaggAGCAATCGATTGTACACAAATAAAGGGTTGCAAAACCTTCTGAGGATGCAGCACATCATTGTAATTGGGAAAAAATCTCTATAAATCTTCACAGTAGATAGTTGATTCTAATATGAAGTATACTAATATTTACTGTCGTGAACCAGGATCTTTACATGATGCTCGAGTTTTACGAAGATCACGTTTATAAGAAGAATCTCACAAATTATTTTTCGACAATTCAACATTACTTTCgatatagtataataataataatactttttattatacacgacaacaatcaacacaataataataaagcagAGTGTTAAAAGGCGATCTTGTCGCTataagagcgatctcttccacaCAACCTTCGGGCATATAGGAGTATAAAtagtagtataaataaaaaataagaaaagtagagtaactagtataaataaaaaaattcgatCAATGACAacttaaagaaaaaacatttgttaacTTTCTGCTACCGAGTTGGAATCGATTGTACCGTTGTACGCATCACGCAAAAGCAATACTTTTGAATGTACTCGATTGCTCGAAGCGTTGCTGTAGTTGAAACATTCAACGTTGAGCATTATAACACATAATGCGCTTTAATGCTGTAATTGGAaaacaccaggtaggaacgaagttctttcGGATATTaaagaagcaacacaatttgaaaaaaaaatgttgaattttatatatattttctagttcttgattttttttttaattttgttgattggtttttaattaagtacataaaagtatttaggaaattttgtattttagaaaatatcaaataacgtaaaaaaaaagataataataataataattcaaactattgtTAACTAAAATTGTATTATCCAAACAATCTGGTTTACTATTTGTAAACATATTAGGTATATAACATATTAACATTACGagtatgtcatcatcatcatcattacagcctatatattccactgctggacacaggcctccacaagtttacgccaaaaataacgtgaactcatgtgttttgcccatagtcaccacactaagcaggcgagttggtgatcGCAGTACGAGTATGTGCTACAAATAAAATTCACTTTTAACTTACTAAAAAACTGGAGAGtaaaggcaaaaaaaaaattatcataattatactaGTAGTCACTTCTGAGAGATTTACTATTCTCACTTGTTGTAATGCAAAATTTAATTCTTTTGGACAAACCCCTCTATCTCACGCTTATTCACAATTTCATGGGACCCCGTAACAAATATTACGTCACAAAAATTAGCCTGCCTCCCTCTCGTGAATATTTTCATGATTAAAAATAGCACATACAGACGGAATTAtactttgttttctttttttattatatgaatataatatattaaaaaaatcttcgcGAACGTATGTTAAGGACAGCTCCCAATAGATTGGCTTCAAACTAATAAAGTTCAAAATATtacgttaaatttttatataaccaAATATATAAGTAAGCATAATAGGCAATTCGTAACTGCAAATGGTATAAactttattaagaaaataaataatttaaaatatatgaaacgCTTGAAACTCAGAGAACTGTGCATATGCTTTTATTTgccaacaaaattgtaacttgCAATACATAACACTGTTATAGCGACATTTGATCTGAATTCAGTTCATTCTTCATTGAATTTATTCCATGTCCTCCAATTCTTCCTTGATAGATTGATCAAGGAGAAAATAGTCAGGCGGTAGCCATTCGCAGCTCGTATCTTCTGAAGAGCATACCTAAAGagaattaaatattatgcaTTCATTTTACGATCTCATATCCCCTTTTATAAATCAGTTAACTAGCCCTTGCCCTTCTTCTTTTCTTATTTGAACTTTGTTAAaacatattacaataatatattataaacacgaAAGTTATCAAACCTGGCATTTGCAGTAAGCTGCTTCTACATAGTGGTATACGTCGGTACCTGGTTCCACACCAGGATCGCAGTTTCGCAGCTTGACTGAGGCATGTTTCCTGTCACCGTGCAAGCAGACAGGATGATATGATACTTTATAAGGGAACTGCCAGTCTGCTGTCTGCATGTTAAGATAATTAGTGCATAAATTGAggaattaaacattatattcataaaaaataattatatattcattatttttgttgtaaggttttatattattttgcgtTATAGAAATTGATGTACTAAATAATCTTACCTCGTGTGATAAACAATATCCCCAACAAGACATGATTTCGACTTCATCCCAGCATCGTAACCCATTGAAATCAATCTGTACAGCATTATGGGTGTATCGTCTTAGTTTACATTTAGAACTCGATAGAGCATTTCTGCAATTTGCAACCCAACATGATAGCATTAATCCAACTAATACCAAATTGTAGTTATTTTTACTTCTTCCCATGTTGCTATAGAAAATGAATAATGTAAGTAGGAAGTTCAAAACTTCCTAAAAGTACACTTACTCAGAGCGTGCTTAGTTCtgtttaaatactttttcagATGTGTACGTTTTTATAAGGCTCTGAAGAAGACGTCAAGTAATTAGTAACGTGTCAGTTCATCTCAAAGCGTCGCACAAGCAATTGGTTTTAATTGACTCGGCGAGGAGAAAGAAGTatctttgaataaatttaaatataataacccGAATAATAAGGGCTGggtgtatatattatatctatagttTGAGTGTGATACTTGCTTGGCGCAATCTACTTGCTAAACCAGTGGTAATGAGTACTCAACTATTTTGGAATtcaaattcttttaaattaatacattaatctttaataatcaaaaagtgtttttaaatggaaactttaatttaaaaattatatactagTCAAGCCATTCTCAATTCGCTGGGTTTCAAACCTTTTCACTACAGTTTCCGTCCAGTGGTACATACGTCAATGATCATCTCCTCGTAACTCTTAAACTATGTGTCCAAGTCATATACTATTTCAGGCATACTTCGCACAATGGTCTTAATTCTATTATAATCGAACTCATGtgtagcccatagtcaccacgctgggtaggcggattggtgactgcagggttggctttgttgcaccgaagacactgctgcccgttttcgtgcatttgaaagccagcagttggttggctatcccgccatcggtcggttttttaagttccaaggtggtagtggaactatggtatcccctagtcgcctcttacgacacccacgggaagagagggagtggctatattatttactgccgcaACGCACAcagcaaatttaaattataaatcactTGCCAAATTCTAATAACCACTGACAAAAAGTCATATTGTGGCTTACCAACTATGGTGGTACCATATAAttcgagatctgacaagaatgtaatgtaagctgcagtagtgtaccaagtaaacgatcactaacaaaaataaaaatcggaatgacaaaagcatgggcattataagcctgtggacataactttataaaaaaaaattgaagtcggtttttttctttgtttgcaaGTAAACACATTATTTGGGGTCTGTTATTGAAGAATAGTTTTTCAGTTAGTAAGCGCAGTTTTTAGTGGCTCTACTTTCTGCTCTGCGGGTAGCGGGTTTGATTCACgccattatataatatatatgtgtatttatacaatttatatatgaattatttcagTGTTTGTCTCGtcgggtgtttttttttttaaattatcgtttataaaagtagttatacacgaaatattaaaaaaatagcaacaaaaaaccactaaggtttcaacctgtgctatcttagtctaattatacacattcattatttataatagttaCAGACAATGTTCAAAttcttttaacaaaacaatacaaaaacaatgtgtaatattataaataaatacaacaatacaataaaatacaatttaagtaaatgtgtagttcaaaatatttaagtaatgttgttttaatttatttttgatatttctatttgaaatacTTTTGCATAAATCTAAGGGTAGGTTGTTAAATAAGTTGAGGCACAATATAAGGAGTTGTACACTCACCATACATATTGTTAGCGCGCTGTGTACATAGTTGTCTCTCAGTGATCGTCTGTGTACATACAAaatgttcaataatattttttgacgatatattgaaaaattgttttttaagcaATATAAAATCTACTTTGGAATGTACtggtaaaattttacaatgCTTAAAGTGTCCTGATTCGTTAttggaaaatttacattttatttttggtgacactattgtttttaatattcttaattggagattatatattttatcgagGTAAGTTTTATACGTGCGGCCGTAACTACTAAttctgtattatataaatatgattctCCTAATGCGTGGTaaagcataatttttaatttgaatgatatacgatttttaagtattataatatttgcaaGAAATTGTCTTAGTTtcgcacacacttttttttttttttttttttttttgatatcgcagggtaacccatttacgggtgatatccagaatgcccgggtaggcattcctagaccgtatgtcggcttagcacttgggggtgcactaccgaccaaaacccctgcgggagccttcagccgctttaattggagggtcccggatctgcaggcaacaggatccctccagcgacaggctggcctcggcgaaaagaccagacttctcctccatgggactgtccggctcacctctgaacaatcccgacgacgccatgtctagcaggaccgggttcccatcccggcccgacacgggcacaggggcgttactggaaacgcattaagtagcgcctcctacacacccccgttcgtcgcctgcggacggaggcctcgtcggcggccccctctctcatccgctcgtcgttctccttctgggacattactgtctcgcagaaggagaccatcgccttccaggactcgtcgtcgccgagcatcgcggtagTTTCGCACACACTAGTTCAATGTGGTAAATCCAGTTAAACTTGTTATCTATTGTAAGTCCAAGATATGTCTGTGTTTGTGTAATCTCTATAGTTGGGCATTTAcaatttgctttattttttgcGTGAAGACAGTCATGGTTATGAGCAATCAAATTTTCTATAGGACATCTAtagcgtcgttagattacacgtttttacagaatgcgttgaggaaataaaggttcactgctcgttcccggtaggtgatagcatgataatatgtagcctatatgttgacccgacttcttaataatattcgtgccaaatttgaaggaaacccatgcggtactttttgagtttatcccggacatacatacagacaaacagacaaaaattctaaaaactatatttttggcttcggatCGATTGttgatcacaccccaagtattcttttaaaaatatttttaatgtacagttttgactttcctactattttattatatgtatagattaacgTATCAAGCACCATTACGTCAACGTAAATGGAAGAAACTGTGTAGTGCCATTTTATCTGACTCGATTTTAAGTGtgtaattttttctatttgaaaacttattatttagGAATAAAATGTAGCTCcactaactaaaaaataatgtagcttAAACTGGGAACCGAATTTCAAAAATTGGTTTAATAGTTAGCCCTATTAAACTTAGAAGCAATctgacaaaattttatttattcttatttatctatttttaaatgtagtttTCATGATTTTTTAGAAAGATTTAAGAAGAAGTGAGATGGAACAGATCGTAAATATAATACTGGCAGatactgtttttttaaatactgcGTTGATTATTGACAACCTAAAATGACGTCCTACGACGACTAAAATGAAGTCCTACATAtttaacataactttttacactttatttgttatatatatcataaatagTTTTTGAGCTTTTTTCTTACTAAATCATTAATTTTAGCTCACTAATGATTGTTttagtattgttttaaaattaactttatgtacaaattatagttatttaccGAAAGaattgttatgaaataaatacaacaaaaaccCATTCAAAGAATAATATGGAAATGGATGacgatacttttaaaaattttgtgctTTTTAAAGgtaaggaattaaaaaaaaattatatttgtaattttgtatccAAAGTGTAATTCAAAGTAAGTGACACTGAGTTTAAAGACAGTGACTGAGCTTAAAGACAGTCTACCGACATGttaatacaaaattgttttaacattttaattaactgTTTTTCTTTGAAATGAGATGGCTCAATATAGCTTAATCTATCATTAAACTAAAGAATCCCAttgtttgaagtattttttaatgttgggCGCCATTGCTGCATAAGCTGCATTCAATTAAAGCCTATTCCATGCCTAttccatttaatttttaagctgGCAAGTGGTTACTTTGAACAGGACTGACAAATGACATTTGTTGTTTGTGAGTTGTGACTGGTTGTGACATGGTTGTGACATAACAGTCCAGAAATAACATAATGATAATCACAAGTTCACAACATTATCTATATAGTTTAATACTTTAATAGTTTTTGTCCCtatttgtaaatttgtaaaGGTTATAGAAagtctaaaatattttctgcaatgaaaatttgaattaacattttaacaaaattactaTATTCTTAAAATGTCTCGTCGAAATACAACACCAACAAAATCAAGAGTGAAGCTTAGTAATAAACCCATTTTTCATCTTCAAGATAAAAAGGCAGATGAAAATGAATTATCTCTCGGTTTAATAAAATCTGCTAAGCGTACAGGACAGCTAAGTTTGTGTAACCGAGGATTGGGTACAGGttcgtttaataaataaatttaatttttcgacaaataaaaataataaaattgaccacacaatttatttttagtaccaGAAAATGTCTGGAATATTAATGAGTTGGTACTGGATGAAACAAAAGAGGTAGATTTTACTAGGAGTGATCAAAATAATTGGTGGAATGCTGAACCTTTAAAGATGCTGGATCTCAGTTCTAATGTTATCAGACGCATATCTccagatattaaattattaccaGAACTTGTTACGTTAAAGGTATgttataaacacatttttatatcCAATGAAGTATTAAAGTTTCTGacattcttttaaataatgcaCAATAATATGTTTTTGATGTCCATCTAATCATTTTTGACTAGAccattggtgcagtttgtagaggccctactttctgctccgtgGGTTGCAGGGTCGATTCGAATTATAACATTCGGCTATTAcccataatatatacattaagttgcttaccgtaggaatgGACAACATATAATGGACAATACGAATGGACAATATATATTTggcttctttttttaatgtatttattatcatttgtatttttatcttaataagCTTATTAATCTATATACTATTGTAGCTTCACGACAATGCTTTGACTGAGCTTCCAGCAGAGTTTGGTGACCTTAACAACCTAACAAATTTGAGCTTAGATCATAATAAACTTGAAGCATTGCCAAAAGAGTTTTACAAACTCTCTGAACTGAGATGGTTAAGCATTTCTCACaatttgcttaaaaaaattgaacCTGACTTTGGTGATTTAGTGATGTTAACTTTTTTGGTAAGTAAAATTATGTCCATcatctttttactaaatgagtGTCTTACTTTGAtgctagttataaaaaaatgacttataaatattatactataaatGACCTTTTTATGCTATAGATACTACAACtactttaaaataacattaccatcattttttaaatttaaaatttacaatttaagtattatgtaattcatttcttaaaaaaaattaggataaaaaaaagataatactataaatataatattttctaagcagtaatttttataattaattttattttataaaatcatttatattagtttttaacaTTCAGGACCTATCACATAACAAACTGACATCATTACCACCTGGAATGGGATACTTGGTGCGCTTGGTGGAAATCAACCTGTCTCATAACCAACTGATAGAGCTACCACCTGACATTGTTAATCTTCGAGGTagatttcataaaattatatataggtgTACTCTACCTTCTTGTATcactttatttattcttttgtcACTAATATTTAAGATTTGAAAAAGCTGAACTTAAACAATAATAGTTTGAAGAAACTGCCTCCATTAGGTGAATTAAGGAAAATGGAAATTTTAGATGCTAACCACAATGATATTACGGAGCTTCCAGACTTCTATGGATGTACAGCtttgaaagaaatatatattgctAACAATTTCATcaaggtaataaaataaaaccataaattatgtaaatgcaattataatttgttaaattttttcttcACAACTAATTTGTTCTTAATATAATAAGTctatgtaacttttttgttcataCTTTTTTGagcttaaatttatattatttacttgacGCATGTCGTTACTGTCTTTAGGTGGTTTAGTACTTAGCAcctaagataaaaaaaatccacatttttttcaatgtgTCACTTTGGTAGTGGAAGTCAAATAGATTTATAGGGATTTATTCGAGTGTCGCAAACCTATTGGATTGTGAAGATTTGAtgctaaaaagtaaaaaaaaggttgtaTTGTATGTTCTTTCAGCGGTGGGGAGAGTGTTTAGTCAATCTCACAAAGATAGGTACTCGGGCGCGTCAGATATTAGTTGTATATGGGCCCTACGTGGTTTtgataacagaaaaaaaattaagctgtGGTTTGCGAGGtggtaaaaaaaatctatcccTTCGTGCAGTCACACAACTAtactttatattatgtatattactcTAGTATAATTGGAGTACTTCACAAGGTTTGCACCAAGGCTACCCCCAATATGTTATTCAGACACGCTCAAGTCACATCTAAAAATTTTAGTAGGGCTCACCTATTATTCTGTTGATGGTTCTTGTCAAATAATATTGCaacattgtataaaaatataatacattttaggAAATTACTGAAGAGTTCTGTGATCAAATGCAACATTTAAATGTGCTTAACATCAGAGACAATAAGTTAGAACTATTGCCAGAGAACATATCACTTATGCAGAAACTTAAAAGATTTGATTtttcaaataacaatttaaacaagTAAGTGATGTgacgtatatttattattaatatattttaaaatttttgagattttggTTTAACTTAGATCAAACATATAAACTGTTCTATGTGACTgggataagaaaaaaaatgtgcatATTAAATGCGTCAATACGCATATATATGGACGCGTCTCTAAAAACGTCAAAGAATGTAAAGGAACAGCTGCACTGGCACAACTGAacgccattaaaccaatcaaacAATAACTcatattaaatagaattttcTTCTTCCTTCTATTAATATCTCgctcaaaacctggagcaggccgactgaggaagtacatCCACTTTACAGAatatcaaagctaaataacactCCTCTCGGGCAGTGTTGAGTTCTTGTGCTGAATAAGTTAGTCTGAGGTCCCGGGGAGGATCGGTgatatggtcggcaacgcgtttgcgctGCTTCTAAaatcgcaggcgtctataagcaaattaaaaagtaattcctAAAAGTGTTTCCCAACCgttaattttatatcatcacCCTGATCAGGTAACATCTCTTAGGCTTCAATGTAATAATATCCTCTATATTATTACATTGAAGTTAGTAGTTAGTATTATTTATCAGTAATTTGGCAATTAATTTGTAGATTACCAAGAAACCTAGGTCTCCTATCTCAACTGCAAAGTATAAGTATGGAGGGTAACAAGTTGTCGTGTGTGCGACAGGACATTATTAGAGGGGGAACTGACAGGATGATGAAATATTTACGTGATCGGATGACTGAGGAAGCTGTGAATGAAACTAGAGTCAATGAAGCCAATTGGCCTGACAAGTG includes:
- the LOC123655686 gene encoding thyrostimulin beta-5 subunit isoform X1, whose protein sequence is MGRSKNNYNLVLVGLMLSCWVANCRNALSSSKCKLRRYTHNAVQIDFNGLRCWDEVEIMSCWGYCLSHETADWQFPYKVSYHPVCLHGDRKHASVKLRNCDPGVEPGTDVYHYVEAAYCKCQVCSSEDTSCEWLPPDYFLLDQSIKEELEDME
- the LOC123655686 gene encoding thyrostimulin beta-5 subunit isoform X2, producing MSCWGYCLSHETADWQFPYKVSYHPVCLHGDRKHASVKLRNCDPGVEPGTDVYHYVEAAYCKCQVCSSEDTSCEWLPPDYFLLDQSIKEELEDME
- the LOC123656030 gene encoding leucine-rich repeat-containing protein 40-like; the protein is MSRRNTTPTKSRVKLSNKPIFHLQDKKADENELSLGLIKSAKRTGQLSLCNRGLGTVPENVWNINELVLDETKEVDFTRSDQNNWWNAEPLKMLDLSSNVIRRISPDIKLLPELVTLKLHDNALTELPAEFGDLNNLTNLSLDHNKLEALPKEFYKLSELRWLSISHNLLKKIEPDFGDLVMLTFLDLSHNKLTSLPPGMGYLVRLVEINLSHNQLIELPPDIVNLRDLKKLNLNNNSLKKLPPLGELRKMEILDANHNDITELPDFYGCTALKEIYIANNFIKEITEEFCDQMQHLNVLNIRDNKLELLPENISLMQKLKRFDFSNNNLNKLPRNLGLLSQLQSISMEGNKLSCVRQDIIRGGTDRMMKYLRDRMTEEAVNETRVNEANWPDKYTMKKSQALLLPSRELITVPEDVFIAAADAEIHIVDVSKNKLKSIPNGFHHVQENLTQLILSSNYIENIPPEIGVCKHLQYLDLGKNCLNDLPAEISALKNLRELVISNNKFTQIPVCVYELENLEIFLVAENKIEEIDASENGLGRLRRLAVLDLRNNSLRAVPPALGALTQLRSLELMGNCFRQPRHAILAKGTASILSYLRDRMPS